The genomic DNA CGTGTTCGAGCCACTGGGCATAGCGCGCGTAACGCTCTTCATCGGACTGATCCGACGGATCGGTCCGATCCGTCCGATCCGACCGATCCGTCGGATGCTCCTGGCCGATGCTGCGCACGGCGAGGGCCTGGGGGTCGTTCACGCCCCATTTCTTGAGGCGGCGGTGCCGGAGGAAGTCCTCGTAGTCCAGCAGCAGTTCTTCGAGGCTGGACCGGGCGACGTTGACCAGGCGCAGTTCAGTCTGCGAGGAGGCGGCGGCCGCCCGGCTGCCCTCGGCGATGTTCTGCCGTCCGCTCCGGGCGGCCTGAACCATCTGGTCCGCCATCCGCGATCTGGGGTCGAGATAGCGTTCGCAAAACCAGTAGGTGGCGTCGTAGATTACCGTGGCCGCCTGAAAACTCCGGAGGTCCCGGTACCCGCCGCTGGTCCTGATTTTCGGC from Candidatus Hydrogenedentota bacterium includes the following:
- a CDS encoding four helix bundle protein; the protein is MPKIRTSGGYRDLRSFQAATVIYDATYWFCERYLDPRSRMADQMVQAARSGRQNIAEGSRAAAASSQTELRLVNVARSSLEELLLDYEDFLRHRRLKKWGVNDPQALAVRSIGQEHPTDRSDRTDRTDPSDQSDEERYARYAQWLEHEDPAIRANALLCLINQTNYLLDKQIVALEAQFIEEGGYSEQLAAARLAERNRKKTADPLDRTDRTDLIPECPVCGKAMVLRTAQKGKSAGRQFWGCSGYPDCKGLLDI